In Arcanobacterium wilhelmae, the following are encoded in one genomic region:
- a CDS encoding zinc ribbon domain-containing protein — MKAPRTDQLALLDVAALDSQINKLRREDSAHPLRTELAATVNQIASTGREIAQHEATLAAANTEVEEAGAATAKVSAVIHDKEAKLTSGAGMDSRQLLALQKEIDDARVRLAAAEERDFAALEAVDAAEAALAGARARLEVLNTQMVEQRSQLEADVEVITRDVEDLLTKRAALVAPLDGELVALYERSRSRGGFGVIAMYPNGTTSGGIEISPIEAASIKGGDPENVHISDDYDAIVVLANYA; from the coding sequence ATGAAAGCTCCCCGCACCGACCAGCTCGCGCTCCTTGACGTGGCTGCGCTCGATTCCCAGATCAACAAGCTTCGCCGCGAGGATTCGGCGCATCCGTTGCGAACCGAGCTTGCGGCCACTGTGAACCAGATCGCGTCCACTGGTCGCGAGATCGCCCAGCACGAAGCGACGCTCGCCGCCGCGAACACCGAAGTCGAGGAGGCCGGGGCAGCCACCGCCAAAGTCAGTGCGGTCATCCATGATAAAGAGGCAAAACTCACCAGCGGCGCCGGCATGGATTCGCGCCAGCTCCTCGCCTTACAGAAAGAGATTGACGACGCCCGCGTGCGCCTTGCTGCGGCGGAGGAGCGTGATTTTGCGGCGCTCGAGGCCGTCGATGCGGCCGAAGCTGCGCTCGCGGGCGCTCGTGCACGGCTCGAGGTGCTCAATACGCAGATGGTGGAGCAACGCTCACAGCTCGAAGCCGACGTCGAGGTGATTACCCGCGATGTTGAGGACTTGCTCACGAAACGAGCCGCGCTTGTGGCGCCGCTCGATGGCGAGCTGGTCGCACTCTACGAACGTTCCCGTTCGCGCGGCGGGTTTGGCGTGATCGCCATGTACCCCAACGGCACCACCTCGGGCGGGATCGAGATCTCGCCAATCGAAGCCGCCTCCATCAAGGGTGGCGATCCGGAAAACGTGCACATTTCGGACGACTACGACGCCATCGTCGTCCTCGCCAACTACGCCTGA
- the panB gene encoding 3-methyl-2-oxobutanoate hydroxymethyltransferase produces the protein MAKVRAHHLRAMKENGEKITMLTAYDAITAHIFDEAGIDMLLVGDSYGTTMLGHKSTVPVTMEQMELAVSAVARGVERAFIVGDMPFGSYEASNEDAVRNAVRLIKAGANAVKLEGGERMADRITAITKAGILVVGHIGYTPQSENALGGPRVQGRGDAALAILNDAQAVEDAGAIAVVLEMVPYDIAHEVTEKLNIPTIGIGAGKLTDGQVLVWSDMAGMQEWTPKFVKVFGEVGAALREATVAYKDAVKNLEFPDRAHAFDH, from the coding sequence ATGGCAAAGGTTCGTGCCCATCACCTTCGCGCAATGAAGGAAAATGGGGAAAAGATTACGATGCTGACCGCTTACGACGCGATTACAGCACACATCTTTGACGAAGCTGGAATCGACATGCTGTTGGTGGGTGATTCGTACGGCACCACGATGCTTGGGCACAAGTCCACGGTTCCGGTCACCATGGAGCAGATGGAGCTTGCCGTCAGTGCGGTGGCACGCGGTGTGGAGCGTGCATTCATTGTAGGCGACATGCCGTTCGGCTCGTATGAGGCGTCGAATGAGGATGCCGTGCGCAACGCCGTGCGTCTGATTAAGGCCGGGGCGAATGCCGTCAAGCTCGAGGGCGGGGAGCGTATGGCCGATCGCATCACGGCGATTACCAAGGCGGGCATCCTCGTGGTTGGGCATATCGGTTACACCCCGCAGTCGGAGAATGCGCTCGGCGGGCCACGCGTCCAGGGCCGTGGCGACGCAGCTCTAGCGATCCTCAACGATGCGCAGGCAGTGGAAGACGCCGGCGCGATCGCCGTGGTTCTCGAAATGGTTCCCTACGATATCGCCCACGAGGTCACGGAAAAGCTCAACATCCCCACGATCGGCATCGGCGCGGGCAAGCTCACCGACGGCCAGGTGCTCGTGTGGTCGGATATGGCTGGCATGCAGGAATGGACCCCGAAGTTCGTCAAGGTGTTTGGTGAGGTTGGCGCTGCGCTACGCGAGGCAACCGTGGCCTACAAGGACGCGGTGAAGAACCTCGAGTTCCCCGATCGCGCCCACGCATTCGACCACTGA
- the ppgK gene encoding polyphosphate--glucose phosphotransferase yields the protein MKKYAIGVDVGGSGIKAAPVDLKTGEFAAERYRIPTPENASPVEIAGIIKELVEHFEPKKNTPVGVSFPAPILGGVVPFIANLSQEWAGMNAQELLVTELGRPVTVINDADAAGYGEVRYGAAKGAKGTVLVLTLGTGIGSALVSHGHLVPNTEMGHILLPNGMEAEHYASSGVREKEELEYEEWAQRLQVVFDTYEQIFSPDVFIVGGGVSKKHKKFVPLIETRAPIIPAELRNAAGIVGAASLAWEAANEA from the coding sequence ATGAAGAAGTACGCCATCGGCGTCGACGTCGGCGGTTCCGGTATTAAAGCCGCACCGGTCGATCTGAAAACCGGCGAGTTCGCCGCCGAACGTTACCGCATTCCAACCCCGGAAAACGCCTCCCCCGTGGAGATCGCGGGGATCATCAAAGAGCTCGTGGAACACTTCGAGCCGAAGAAGAACACGCCGGTGGGCGTGTCGTTCCCGGCGCCGATCCTGGGCGGCGTAGTGCCGTTCATCGCGAACCTTTCCCAGGAATGGGCGGGCATGAACGCGCAAGAACTGCTCGTGACGGAGCTGGGGCGCCCCGTCACAGTGATCAACGACGCCGACGCCGCCGGCTACGGCGAGGTTCGGTACGGTGCCGCGAAGGGCGCGAAAGGCACGGTTCTGGTGCTCACCCTCGGCACGGGCATCGGCTCGGCGCTCGTCAGCCACGGTCACTTGGTGCCCAACACCGAAATGGGGCATATCCTCCTTCCGAACGGCATGGAGGCCGAACATTACGCGTCGTCCGGCGTTCGCGAGAAGGAGGAGCTCGAGTACGAGGAGTGGGCGCAGCGCCTACAGGTCGTGTTCGACACCTACGAGCAGATCTTCTCCCCTGATGTGTTCATCGTGGGCGGCGGCGTGTCCAAGAAGCACAAGAAGTTTGTGCCCCTGATCGAGACTCGCGCGCCGATCATTCCGGCTGAGTTGCGTAACGCTGCAGGTATCGTGGGCGCGGCGTCACTCGCATGGGAAGCGGCGAACGAGGCGTAA
- a CDS encoding DUF3052 domain-containing protein, translating into MSATTALDLGFASGVIVQEFGYDEDVDFDLRDSIEDAIGSQMEDEDYTGVADSVLAWWRSEDGDTDDLTDYLVDCAASLEGASIIWLAIPARGVSGHVNATDVDEAARSAGMNVTSPLGLESEWMLYRISARGK; encoded by the coding sequence GTGTCAGCAACCACTGCACTCGATTTGGGTTTTGCGTCGGGTGTGATTGTTCAGGAGTTTGGTTACGACGAGGATGTCGATTTCGATCTTCGTGATTCCATTGAGGATGCCATTGGCTCGCAGATGGAGGATGAGGATTACACGGGCGTTGCGGATTCGGTTTTGGCATGGTGGCGCAGTGAGGATGGCGATACGGACGATCTGACCGACTATCTCGTCGATTGCGCCGCTTCCCTCGAGGGTGCCTCGATCATCTGGTTGGCGATTCCGGCTCGTGGCGTCAGTGGGCACGTGAATGCTACTGACGTTGATGAGGCGGCGCGCAGCGCGGGCATGAATGTCACCTCTCCGCTTGGCCTTGAATCTGAATGGATGCTCTATCGGATTTCTGCTCGCGGGAAGTGA
- the map gene encoding type I methionyl aminopeptidase yields MNPHRAPLGTLTPGVVSPMLTVPAEIERPEYMFHDGPEVVTTSDVKDEETIEKIRISSQIAADALYEAGAAIRPGITTDELDKIAHEYMCDHGAYPSTLGYMGFPKSLCTSINEVICHGIPDSTVLEEGDIINLDVTAYKNGVHGDTNAMFYVGEVDPQSALLCERTYEAMMRGIKAVKPGRQINVVGRVIEKYAKRFDYGVVEDFTGHGVGEAFHSGLIVPHYDSPVYTTTIEEGMVFTIEPMLTLGEIDWEQWDDGWTVVTKDRGRTAQWEHTLVVRADGAEILTLPTKGQVSPAMPTTN; encoded by the coding sequence ATGAATCCACATCGCGCACCTCTGGGCACCTTGACCCCCGGCGTCGTTTCCCCGATGCTCACGGTTCCGGCCGAGATTGAACGCCCGGAGTACATGTTCCACGACGGCCCTGAGGTAGTCACTACCTCCGACGTGAAGGACGAGGAGACGATCGAGAAGATCCGCATTTCCTCACAGATCGCGGCCGACGCCCTGTACGAGGCAGGCGCCGCTATCCGGCCGGGAATCACCACCGACGAGCTCGACAAGATCGCGCACGAGTACATGTGTGATCACGGCGCATATCCTTCCACTCTCGGATACATGGGTTTCCCGAAGTCGCTGTGCACCTCAATCAACGAGGTGATCTGCCACGGCATTCCGGATTCTACGGTTCTCGAAGAAGGCGACATCATCAACCTTGATGTCACGGCCTACAAGAACGGCGTTCATGGTGATACGAACGCCATGTTCTATGTGGGAGAGGTCGATCCGCAGTCGGCTCTCCTGTGTGAGCGCACCTACGAGGCGATGATGCGCGGCATCAAAGCCGTCAAGCCGGGCCGCCAAATCAACGTGGTGGGCCGCGTGATCGAAAAGTATGCGAAGCGTTTCGACTACGGCGTAGTGGAGGATTTCACCGGCCACGGCGTGGGCGAGGCGTTCCATTCAGGCCTGATTGTGCCCCACTACGATTCCCCAGTCTACACCACCACCATTGAGGAAGGTATGGTGTTCACTATCGAGCCCATGCTCACGCTCGGCGAGATCGACTGGGAGCAGTGGGACGACGGCTGGACGGTTGTCACGAAGGATCGTGGCCGCACCGCCCAGTGGGAGCATACGCTTGTGGTCCGCGCCGACGGCGCCGAGATCCTCACCCTGCCCACTAAGGGCCAGGTATCCCCCGCAATGCCCACCACCAACTAG
- the aceE gene encoding pyruvate dehydrogenase (acetyl-transferring), homodimeric type, giving the protein MSESLDRPTIDGLLNQVPDSDREETREWLESLDGLIDANGGERASFILNELKARAASRGVSTTESFSTPYVNTIPVEDEPEYPGNEELERQFRTWTRWNAAVMVTRQQRDPIHVGGHISSFAAQATLYDVGLNHFFRGKDAEDGGDQIFWQGHSSPGNYSRAFVEGRLSEADLDSFRQQASRFSGGRGMPSYPHPRQMDDFWEFPTVSLGLGPISAIYQAWFNRYMLERGIKDTSKQHVWAFMGDGEMDEPESRGLIHFASYQKLNNLTFVISANLQRLDGPVRGNGKIVQELEAEFRGAGWNVIKVLWGREWDELFAKDKDGALTSLMDNTLDGDFQTYSANDGGYFRENFFGRDPRTKALVSGLSDDQIFGLRRGGHDSKKIYAAYKRAMESTDKPTVIIAQTVKGYELGSNFTARNGTHQMKKLNAMDLHGLRETLGLTDIPESALEDPFNAPYYTPDHNSEAWKYVMDRRAALGGPLPKRAALVGGVELPDAKHYDVLKKGSGKQEVATTMAFVRLLKELMRDKKFGHRFVPIIPDEARTFGMEAMFPTAKIFNTLGQEYTAVDHDMLLSYKESTKGQIMHTGITEAGSVAAFQAAGTSYSTHQYPMVPVYIFYSMFGFQRTGDQFWAAGDQLTRGFILGATAGRTTLTGEGLQHMDGNSQVLASTNKAMVSYDPAYAYEIRHIVKDGIERMYGDGSDGRDQNVMYYLTVYNEPIHQPAEPEDVDVEGILRGIHKIDSAEGNGPRVNLLASGVGVPWAREAREWLKNDWGVDANVFSVTSWYELRRDGLEADEHNFLHPEEEPREAYVHAKLKGETGPFIATSDFDKQTQDSIRPWMPGDYYVLGADGFGISDMRRAARRHFFIDSASMVVRALQALADRGEIDRSKVGEAIAKYDLFNPQAGTSGKE; this is encoded by the coding sequence GTGAGTGAATCATTGGACAGGCCAACCATTGATGGCCTCCTCAACCAGGTTCCCGATTCCGATCGCGAGGAGACCCGCGAATGGCTGGAGTCTCTGGATGGGCTGATCGACGCCAACGGCGGTGAGCGAGCAAGCTTCATTCTCAACGAACTGAAGGCACGCGCGGCTTCGCGCGGAGTTTCCACCACCGAGAGCTTTTCCACCCCGTACGTCAACACCATCCCCGTTGAGGACGAGCCAGAGTACCCCGGCAACGAAGAACTCGAGCGCCAGTTCCGCACGTGGACCCGGTGGAACGCGGCTGTCATGGTGACCCGCCAGCAGCGCGATCCAATCCACGTCGGAGGCCACATTTCGTCCTTCGCGGCTCAAGCCACCCTTTACGACGTCGGACTGAACCATTTCTTCCGCGGTAAGGACGCCGAGGATGGCGGCGATCAGATTTTCTGGCAGGGCCATTCCTCGCCAGGTAACTACTCGCGCGCATTCGTTGAGGGCCGCCTGTCTGAGGCTGATCTCGATTCGTTCCGTCAGCAGGCCTCGCGCTTCTCGGGCGGCCGTGGCATGCCGTCATACCCTCACCCGCGCCAGATGGACGACTTCTGGGAGTTCCCCACCGTCTCGCTCGGCCTGGGCCCGATTTCGGCGATCTACCAGGCGTGGTTCAACCGCTACATGCTTGAGCGCGGCATCAAGGACACCTCGAAGCAGCACGTGTGGGCGTTCATGGGCGATGGTGAGATGGACGAGCCCGAATCTCGAGGCCTGATCCACTTCGCTTCGTACCAGAAGCTCAACAACTTGACCTTCGTCATTTCCGCAAACCTTCAGCGCCTCGACGGCCCGGTGCGCGGCAATGGCAAGATTGTCCAGGAACTGGAGGCCGAATTCCGCGGCGCCGGTTGGAACGTCATCAAGGTTCTGTGGGGCCGTGAGTGGGATGAGCTGTTCGCCAAGGATAAGGACGGCGCCCTCACCTCCCTCATGGACAACACCCTCGACGGCGATTTCCAGACGTATTCAGCAAACGACGGCGGCTACTTCCGTGAGAACTTCTTCGGACGCGATCCGCGCACGAAGGCTCTCGTTTCTGGCCTGAGCGACGATCAGATCTTCGGTCTGCGCCGCGGCGGCCACGATTCTAAGAAGATCTACGCCGCATACAAGCGTGCGATGGAATCCACTGATAAGCCCACTGTGATCATCGCTCAGACAGTCAAGGGCTACGAGCTCGGCTCGAACTTCACAGCTCGTAACGGCACGCACCAGATGAAGAAGCTCAACGCGATGGATCTGCATGGCCTTCGCGAGACCCTCGGCCTGACAGACATCCCGGAGTCGGCTCTCGAGGATCCGTTCAACGCTCCGTACTACACCCCCGATCACAATTCGGAGGCATGGAAGTACGTCATGGATCGCCGCGCAGCTCTGGGTGGTCCGCTCCCGAAGCGCGCCGCTCTGGTCGGTGGCGTCGAGCTTCCCGATGCAAAGCACTATGACGTGTTGAAGAAGGGCTCCGGCAAGCAGGAAGTCGCCACCACGATGGCGTTCGTCCGCCTGCTCAAGGAGCTGATGCGAGACAAGAAGTTCGGCCACCGTTTCGTGCCGATCATTCCTGACGAGGCACGTACCTTCGGTATGGAGGCAATGTTCCCTACCGCGAAGATCTTTAACACCCTTGGCCAGGAGTACACGGCCGTGGATCACGACATGTTGCTCTCCTACAAGGAGTCCACTAAGGGTCAGATCATGCACACGGGCATCACAGAGGCTGGCTCGGTTGCCGCCTTCCAGGCCGCGGGCACGTCGTACTCCACACATCAGTACCCGATGGTTCCGGTGTACATCTTCTACTCGATGTTCGGTTTCCAGCGCACAGGCGATCAGTTCTGGGCCGCCGGCGATCAGCTCACTCGCGGATTCATTCTCGGTGCAACCGCCGGCCGTACCACCCTCACGGGTGAGGGCTTGCAGCACATGGACGGCAACTCGCAGGTGCTTGCCTCGACGAACAAGGCGATGGTCTCCTACGATCCTGCATACGCTTACGAAATCCGCCACATTGTCAAGGACGGCATCGAGCGCATGTACGGCGACGGCAGCGATGGCCGCGATCAGAACGTCATGTACTACCTGACGGTGTACAACGAGCCGATCCACCAGCCGGCTGAGCCGGAGGATGTGGACGTTGAGGGCATCCTGCGCGGCATCCACAAGATCGATTCGGCCGAGGGCAATGGCCCGCGCGTGAACCTCCTTGCCTCGGGCGTTGGCGTTCCGTGGGCGCGCGAAGCTCGCGAGTGGCTGAAGAACGACTGGGGCGTGGACGCGAACGTCTTCTCCGTGACGTCGTGGTACGAGCTGCGCCGTGATGGCCTTGAGGCCGACGAGCACAACTTCCTTCACCCGGAGGAAGAGCCGCGCGAGGCGTACGTGCATGCGAAGCTCAAGGGCGAAACCGGTCCGTTCATCGCGACGTCCGATTTCGACAAGCAGACGCAGGATTCGATCCGCCCGTGGATGCCTGGCGATTACTACGTGCTGGGCGCCGATGGCTTCGGTATTTCGGATATGCGCCGCGCAGCTCGCCGCCACTTCTTCATCGATTCCGCCTCGATGGTAGTCCGTGCACTCCAGGCGCTGGCCGATCGCGGCGAGATCGATCGCAGCAAGGTCGGCGAAGCAATCGCGAAGTACGATCTGTTCAACCCGCAGGCAGGTACCTCTGGCAAGGAGTGA
- a CDS encoding YaaA family protein, with amino-acid sequence MQIFLPPSEGKTAPASGAPLDFDSLAFPELTPLRRELTAELVEVSARDDALSVLKVGTSVAPEVRRQRDLLSLPTSHSLEVYSGVLFSALDVANFTDADWARANERIVTFSGLFGMLRPSDRIPAYRLKMGVKLPGGNNTTRWRNTLRDVGSFDGELIVDARSGGYQVFSPARATMVEVRAERVKGGKRAVISHDAKRYRGVLAAALVREPNAPTSAAELAEFARVLVDAGHVTSVELHEGKTAQLTLVDEA; translated from the coding sequence ATGCAGATTTTTCTTCCGCCTTCCGAGGGCAAGACGGCTCCCGCATCCGGTGCTCCGCTCGATTTCGATTCGTTGGCCTTCCCCGAGCTCACGCCGCTTCGCCGCGAGCTCACAGCCGAGCTTGTGGAAGTTTCCGCCCGTGATGACGCACTGTCGGTGCTGAAGGTTGGGACGTCGGTGGCGCCTGAGGTGAGGCGCCAACGCGATCTGCTCTCTCTTCCCACATCCCACTCCCTTGAGGTGTATTCGGGGGTGTTGTTTTCTGCACTCGACGTTGCGAACTTCACTGATGCCGACTGGGCGCGTGCAAACGAACGCATCGTCACATTCTCTGGGCTATTCGGAATGCTCCGCCCGAGCGACCGTATCCCTGCATACCGTCTCAAGATGGGCGTGAAACTCCCTGGCGGCAACAACACGACCCGCTGGCGCAACACTCTCCGCGACGTCGGCTCCTTCGACGGCGAGCTGATCGTCGACGCCCGCTCGGGCGGCTACCAAGTATTTTCCCCCGCTCGAGCGACGATGGTGGAGGTGCGCGCTGAGCGCGTGAAAGGCGGCAAACGCGCCGTCATTTCCCACGACGCGAAGCGCTACCGCGGAGTGCTCGCCGCGGCTCTCGTGCGCGAACCGAACGCGCCGACGTCGGCGGCGGAGCTCGCCGAGTTCGCTCGCGTTCTTGTCGACGCTGGGCACGTCACGAGCGTCGAGTTACACGAGGGTAAAACGGCGCAACTGACCCTCGTCGACGAGGCCTAA
- a CDS encoding amino acid permease: MELQRSLSNRHVQLIAIGGAIGTGLFMGSGKTISTAGPSVLLVYAIIGFVLFFIMRAMGELLLSRGGYHTFSDFIADILGPTAGFVVGWTYWLCWIVTATAEVIAVAGYTQFWWPNLPLWIPALIMVGMIFLLNSLTVKAFGETEFWFSLVKIVAIIALIILGFALAFSHFTSPSGIQAGLSNLWLDSKGNVDIFPHGASGFFGGFQLAIFSFIGIELVGTTAGEAKDPEVTLPKAINSIPVRILLFYVLALGAIMMVTPWNEVDPQLSPFVNLFSLVGITTAASVVNFVVITSAASSCNSGVYSTSRMAYSLARNGQAPAGLADLSGRYIPEKSLMISCAILLTSIPLMATGGTIMDVFTMVTSVSSLLFIFVWVMIVWSYLVYRVRRPAEHASSSFTLPGGRVSAWSVLIFVAFLLVILAQDKLTLWALIFSLVWIGAIWGVATLVMRSGVGAAVLAKHHEKVAAEKETAAAYRATLAHNK; encoded by the coding sequence GTGGAGTTACAACGAAGCCTGTCGAATCGTCACGTCCAGCTGATTGCCATCGGCGGCGCGATCGGAACCGGCCTGTTCATGGGCTCAGGTAAAACCATCTCAACCGCCGGTCCGTCCGTATTACTGGTTTACGCGATCATCGGGTTCGTGTTGTTCTTCATCATGCGAGCCATGGGCGAACTCTTGCTCTCCCGGGGCGGCTACCATACTTTTTCCGATTTCATCGCCGATATTCTCGGACCCACCGCTGGCTTCGTGGTGGGCTGGACGTACTGGCTATGCTGGATTGTCACTGCTACCGCAGAGGTGATCGCCGTTGCCGGCTACACGCAGTTTTGGTGGCCGAACCTGCCGCTGTGGATCCCTGCACTCATCATGGTGGGGATGATCTTTCTCCTGAACTCCCTCACTGTGAAGGCCTTTGGCGAAACCGAGTTTTGGTTCTCACTGGTGAAGATTGTGGCGATCATTGCGCTGATCATCTTGGGCTTCGCACTCGCGTTTTCTCACTTCACCTCCCCCAGCGGTATCCAGGCCGGGCTGTCGAACCTGTGGCTCGATTCGAAGGGGAACGTCGATATTTTCCCGCACGGAGCGAGCGGCTTCTTCGGCGGCTTCCAGCTCGCGATCTTCTCGTTTATCGGCATTGAGCTGGTAGGCACGACGGCGGGCGAGGCGAAAGACCCTGAGGTCACCTTACCCAAGGCGATCAACTCGATCCCGGTGCGCATCTTGTTGTTCTATGTTCTCGCGCTCGGCGCGATCATGATGGTCACGCCGTGGAATGAGGTCGATCCCCAGCTCTCCCCCTTTGTCAATCTCTTCTCGCTGGTGGGTATTACCACGGCGGCGTCCGTGGTGAACTTCGTTGTGATCACTTCCGCCGCTTCGTCCTGTAACTCGGGCGTCTATTCAACTTCGCGCATGGCGTACTCTCTGGCGCGTAACGGCCAAGCTCCCGCAGGGCTCGCAGATCTTTCCGGTCGCTATATCCCGGAAAAATCACTGATGATCTCGTGCGCAATTCTTTTGACTTCGATCCCGCTGATGGCCACCGGCGGCACGATTATGGACGTGTTCACCATGGTCACGTCCGTCTCTTCTCTGCTGTTCATCTTCGTGTGGGTGATGATCGTGTGGTCCTACCTGGTCTACCGTGTTCGGCGCCCGGCCGAGCATGCCTCGTCGTCGTTTACCCTGCCAGGCGGGCGTGTGAGCGCCTGGAGCGTGCTCATCTTCGTCGCATTCCTCCTCGTTATCCTCGCGCAAGACAAACTCACGCTGTGGGCATTGATCTTCTCCCTCGTCTGGATCGGCGCAATCTGGGGCGTTGCAACGCTCGTCATGCGCTCCGGCGTCGGCGCGGCGGTGCTTGCCAAGCATCATGAGAAAGTGGCCGCTGAAAAGGAAACCGCGGCTGCATATCGTGCAACTCTCGCCCACAATAAGTAA
- a CDS encoding fluoride efflux transporter FluC, which produces MDTESRTLPATIVGAGGALGALARYGITQALPGGYIDLMAVNVSGAFLLGLLTYTLAGKVADPSKRRRWQLFAGTGVLGGFTTYSALALDTVHLTHSPALAFAYAAGTVVLGVLAAWLGSLAGERIGGTS; this is translated from the coding sequence ATGGATACCGAATCTCGAACACTTCCCGCGACGATTGTGGGCGCCGGTGGCGCGCTGGGGGCGCTGGCCCGCTACGGGATCACCCAGGCACTCCCCGGCGGCTACATCGATCTGATGGCAGTGAACGTTTCCGGAGCTTTCCTCCTTGGGCTGCTCACCTACACGCTCGCAGGAAAGGTTGCCGATCCTTCAAAGCGCAGGCGATGGCAGCTCTTCGCCGGCACCGGCGTGCTCGGCGGATTCACCACATATTCTGCGCTCGCGCTCGATACTGTTCACCTCACTCATTCCCCTGCGCTCGCGTTCGCGTACGCTGCGGGAACCGTGGTGTTGGGGGTGCTTGCCGCGTGGCTCGGCTCGCTGGCGGGCGAGCGGATCGGGGGTACCTCGTGA
- a CDS encoding fluoride efflux transporter FluC, which translates to MIPLLLALAAAVGAASRFVIDDALSSPDSHLPRGTWTVNVVGSLALGLFAGAADVGALSASGLTILGTGFCGGFTTFSTASLDSVKLARRDLGWIAAVNSAGMIVVCVAAAALGFAIASRVC; encoded by the coding sequence GTGATTCCCCTGCTCCTGGCGCTCGCCGCCGCCGTCGGCGCAGCTTCCCGCTTCGTCATCGACGATGCGCTTTCCTCCCCCGATTCGCACCTGCCGCGTGGCACGTGGACCGTAAACGTTGTCGGTTCGCTCGCGCTCGGCCTGTTCGCTGGCGCTGCCGACGTCGGTGCGCTTTCTGCGTCAGGGCTGACGATCCTCGGCACAGGGTTTTGCGGCGGATTCACCACGTTCTCCACCGCCTCACTCGACTCGGTGAAGTTGGCGCGCCGCGACCTGGGGTGGATCGCCGCCGTCAACAGCGCTGGTATGATCGTTGTCTGTGTTGCCGCGGCTGCGCTTGGCTTCGCCATCGCGAGCCGCGTTTGTTGA
- a CDS encoding Nif3-like dinuclear metal center hexameric protein, which yields MTHISDVVNAIETAYPPALAEDWDRVGLVVGDPAWEVTKVGFAVDPCEATVTEAIERGAHMLITHHPLYLRGTSFVAATGGKGSWVTSLIQARVGLLAAHTNADAASTGTAQAMADLLGLENVRPLDPNPDHPELGIGRVGELPLTMSVRELAERLKALIPQTPAGITVGGDPERIVKTVALSPGSGDSYLSHANHAGADVYITADLRHHPATDHLWAGGCALIGLTHFASEWPLLPKMREHVAALGVDTYVSTLVTDPWTLRI from the coding sequence ATGACACACATTTCCGACGTCGTGAATGCTATCGAAACTGCCTACCCGCCTGCCCTTGCCGAGGATTGGGATCGCGTTGGGCTCGTCGTGGGCGATCCCGCCTGGGAGGTGACGAAGGTAGGCTTCGCGGTGGATCCGTGCGAGGCCACCGTTACCGAAGCAATCGAGCGCGGTGCACACATGCTGATCACCCACCATCCGCTGTACCTGCGTGGTACGTCCTTCGTGGCGGCGACTGGTGGGAAAGGCTCGTGGGTCACGTCGCTGATCCAGGCCCGCGTTGGGTTGCTTGCGGCTCACACGAACGCCGACGCCGCCTCCACCGGAACTGCCCAGGCCATGGCCGATCTGCTGGGGCTAGAGAATGTGCGCCCGCTCGATCCAAACCCAGACCACCCTGAGCTTGGAATTGGGCGCGTGGGAGAACTGCCCCTGACGATGAGTGTGCGTGAGTTGGCTGAGCGGCTGAAGGCACTGATCCCGCAAACGCCTGCCGGCATCACAGTGGGCGGCGATCCGGAGCGGATTGTGAAAACGGTGGCGCTCTCGCCGGGCTCTGGGGATTCGTACCTCAGCCATGCCAACCACGCGGGAGCAGACGTGTACATCACCGCCGATCTTCGCCATCATCCGGCTACCGACCATTTATGGGCAGGTGGTTGCGCGCTCATTGGGCTCACCCACTTCGCCTCCGAATGGCCACTGCTTCCCAAGATGCGTGAGCATGTCGCCGCGCTTGGAGTTGATACCTATGTCTCCACTCTCGTCACCGATCCTTGGACACTGCGAATATGA